The Terrirubrum flagellatum nucleotide sequence GGCCTTCGAGCATCATCGGATGCAGTGCTTTCGAGGAACGTCGGCTGTCGAGAGCGATCCCCGGCCACGGAACGGCGGCTTCGGGTCGAAGCAGACGCAGGCGCCCCGTTTTGTTCCAATGCTTGGAAAAATCGTGCGCCAAATCAGTGTGCTGCGAGTGGCGCGCCCGAAAGGATTCGAACCTCTGACCCCCAGATTCGTAGTCTGGTGCTCTATCCAGCTGAGCTACGGGCGCCTGCGCATCGCGTGCGGACGGCCTGATAGCGACTCGCCCCCCGGCTGACAACCCCGCCCGGGCGAGCTTTCGGCGCCGTCGGGGAAGCCGCTCGGGCGCGCGTCGGGCCGCCGGGGGCCGCGAGAGGCGGAAGAAGCCGGGCGATCCGCCCCGGAACCGCCTTAACGGTCGGCGATTGAACGGAAGCGCGCTATCCTTGCGCAGGAGGGCCCGCCCATCGCTTCGCTCGGCCTTGCCATGCGCCGTCACGGCTTCCTCATCGCGGCCCTGCTGCTGCTCGTGGGCGTCGGCGCTCTCGCGGCCTCCTGGCTGACGAAGCCGCAGACCCTGCGGGTGGCCGTCGGCCCGCTCCATTCCGAGGATGTCAGACTGGTCGCGGGACTGGTGCAGGCGGCCCAGCGCGAGAAGGGCGGCTTGAGGCTCAAGCTGGTGCTGGCCGACGATCCAAAGAAGGCCGCCGCCCTCCTCGATGACGGCAAGGTCGACCTCGCCGTGGCGCGCAGCGATGTCGCCGTGCCCGAGCATGGGCTGACAGCCGTCGTGCTGCGCCGGGCCGTCGTGGTGCTTCTCGTCCGCGCCGACCGCGGCCTGACGCGGATCGCCGACCTCAAGGGCAAAACGATCGGCGCGCCGAAGGCCGCGCCCGAAAATCTCAAGCTCTTGCGGACGATCCTCGCGCAATACGAACTGCCGGAGGAGTCGATCCGGATCGATCCGATCGAGGGAGACGCCGCGGCCGCCCTGCGCGACGGCCGCGTCGATGCGATCTATCTCGTGGGATCGACGCTCAGCCGGCCGCTGACCGATGCGATCGCGACGATTGCGCGCGGCGCCGGCGACGCCGGCGTCGCCATCCTGCCGATCCGCGAAGCGGCTGCGATCGCGGCGCGCAATCCCGCGCTTGAATCGACCGATCTTGTCGCCGGCGCGTTCGGCGGCGAGCCGCCGCGACCTGCGGACATGACTCCCACCGTCTCGATCACGCATCGTCTCATGGCGAGCCGCGATCTCAACAACGACACGGTCGGCGATCTCACACGCTTCGTACTCGACGCGCGTCTTGCGCTGGCGAGCGAGCTGCCGCTGGCGCAGGGCATCGAGGCGCCTTCTACCGAGAAGAACGCGGCGCTCGGCGCCCATCCCGGCGCTGCGGCTTACATCGATGGCGAGCAGGAAAGCTTCTTCGATAAATACAGCGACTGGTTCTATCTCGTCGTCATGGTGATGTCGGTCGTCGGCTCCGGCGCGGCTGCGGTGATCGGCCGTGTGAATTCGCGCAAGCGTAACGACGCGATGGCGGGGCTGACGCGCCTGCTCGCGATCCTGCATGAAGCGCGCGCGGCGGATGATGATGCGGCGCTGGCGAAACTCGAACAGGAAGCCGACGTGATTCTCGTCGACACGCTGGCGCGCGCCGCGCAGGGCGATCTCGATGAAGCCGGCCTCTCAGCCTATCGGCTTGCGATGGATCAGACGGCGCGCGGCATCGCCGAGCGAAGGCTGCTCATCGCGCGCGACGAAGCGATCGCCGCGCAATAATCAGTGAACAGCCGCCTTGCCGCGCTCGCGCCGGCGCTGGTCGAAGGACAGCACGTTGGAGCGGCGCGGCGCTCGCTCGGGCAGACCGGCCATGCGCAGCCCGTCGAGATAACGTTCGAGATCGCGGCCCGCGAGATTATGGATCGCATCGCCGACATCCTCGACTGTCAGGCCCGACGTCTCGCCGAGCAGACCCTCCACGGCCTGACGCGCGACGGCGAGATCGCCGGCATGCGCGGCCGATGTCGCGAGCAGCCGGTTCGCCCACACCATGCCGGGCTTGTGTTCGAGCGCGCGCGCCGCGCACTCCTCCGCTTCGGAATAATTCGCAAGCAGGAAGTGGCAGACGCCGAGGCCGGCGAAGATGTTGAACTTGATCGGATCGAACGGGCTCAAGGCCAGCGCCTGTTCGAGACAGCGCACGCCCTCGCGCGGATCGCCATTGTAGGCGTGCGCGTAACCCGCGCGCAGCCAGGCCCAGGCGAGATGCGGATCGCGCGCCAGCGCGCGATTGATGAAGCTCAGCGCGCGCGTCTGGCTGACTTCGAGAATGGTGTAGGTCGCGCCGATCGCCGTCAGCGCCATGGCGTCGTCGCTGTCGAGCGCGGCGGCCTGATCGGCGCAACGCAACGCCTCGGCCTTGTCGCGCGCGATGTCCTCGGACCAGATGTAGGTCACCTTCTGGCTGAGACACCAGCCTTTCAGCGCGAGCGCCAGCGCGTGACGCGGCGCGGCTTCAAGCGCGGCGTTAAGCTCGGCGATCGCCGCGTCATTGTCCTCGCGGCGATGGGCCCAGAAGCGCGGCATGGCGCGATGGATGTGATCCTGCGGCGTGAGCTGCGCCGTTCCCTTGCGCTCGGCGCGCGCGATCTCGGCCGAACGCACCACCGTATGCAACGCGCCTGCGATCGACGTCGCGATATGATCCTCGAGCGCGAACACATCGTCGAGCTCACCCTCGAACCGATCCGACCAGAGCACGGCGCGGGTGTGCGCCTCGATGAGCTGCACGCCGACGCGCACGCGCTCGCCTGACGCGCGCAGCGCGCCCGAGAGCACATAACGCGCGCCGACCTCCATCGCGAGAAAGCGCGGATCGATGGCGCCGCCGGCGCGGCCGAGCGCGCCGTCGGCCGCCATCACCGAAAATTCCGCCGCATGGGCGAGCGAACGCGTCAGCTCGTCGACGACGCCGTCGATCAGCGCCGCGCGAGCAGGATCGCCCGTCAGATTGGAGAAAGGCAGGATCACCAGCACAGGCTTGTCGGCGCTGCAGCGACGGGGAACGATGATCGGCGTCGACAGGGGCGAGGAAGGCGGCTGGACGCTGTCCGGCATCCCGTCCGGCGCGTGGATCCAGACCTCCATCAATTCGTCGACGCCCTTGATGCGGCGGGTCTCGGCGCGGGTGAACCGGGCGGCGACCGATTTCGCGAGCTGCCAGCGCACGGAATGGGTGAGCACGACGCCGCCGGGCGGCGCGATCTGCTGGAGATGGACGAGGAAGCCGATCGCCCAGCCGAAGCGGTCGTCGCCCTCGACCAGCACGTCCGCCAGCGCGATGCCGGCGCGGAAGCGAATCGGATTGGCGGCGCCCCCATTGCGCCTCGCCATCGCCTCCTGGAATTCGAGCGTGAAGCAGACGGCGTCCTCGACGCTCATGAATTCGATGAGCCCGCCATCGCCCATTGTCTTGAACATATCGCCGCGGAATTTGCGCAGCAGCGGTCCCGCCACCTGCTTCCGGATGCGGGCGAGCTCGCGGAGCGTCTCGCTCTCATTGTCCTGCATGCGGCGCGAGGAATCGGCGACGTCGACCGACACCATGGCCGTGAGCTTGCGCTGCGGTCTCTGCATGGCCTGACCTGTGCTCCCTGTCAGCTCCGCTGTGCGAAGCTACCTCAGCCGGGCGTCAGAGGAATTTCGCAACAGTTTCAGGATTGTTTCGTCGGTTTCGTGAGCCGGCTTTCAGTTTTCCGAGCCGGAGGGCTCTCCCGCCCGCGCCGACGCCGGCCGCGGCGGATCGGTCTCGGGCGTCCAGACGAAGCCGCGCACCGGCTCGTCGATGTTCTTCACCTGATACTCGCCGGCGTCGACGAAGCGGCCGCGCATGTCGCCGCGCAGGTTGAAATGGACGGCTTCCGACACCACGACGCCGCCCGGCGGGGCGATCTCCTGCAGGCGGACGGCGAAGTTGAGCCCTTCGCCATAGCGCTCCTCGCCGGCGACGATCAGGTCGGCGAGCACGATCGAGATGCGCGACTCGATCGGCTGACCGACATTGTTGCGCTTGTCGGCGAGCTTGACCGCGCGCTGGAACTCCATCGCCCAGGTGGCGGCCTCATGCACGCTGTCGAACTCGATCAGCGCGCCGTCGCCCATGATCTTGAAGGCTTTGCCGTGATAGCGGGCGAGCGTCGGCTCGCCGAGCTCGCGCCTGATCCAGCCCATGGCGCGCAAGGTGCCGCGCTCGTCGGCGCGCAGCATGCGCGTGAAGCCGACGACGTCGAGCGACACGATCACGGTCATGCGGCGATGGGTGGGCATGGGTCGCAAGGCGAGGGACGGCTCAATCTAGATCAGGATCGGTGAAGGGCCACCTGAAATCAGTGATATGACCGATTCCTGAAGCCGGGTCGTGAGTTGCGCGTGAAATCCGCCCGGCGGACGCAACCCGCTTGCGCGGGAGACGCATGGCGGAAAGCGAAGTCGCGTCAGGCATCCACGCCACTTCAGTTGTCATGGCCGGGCGTGGCCCGGCCATCCACGTCTTTTCCGCGCCCGTCATCTCTTCGTGGATGGCCGGACCACGTCCGGCCATGACAGCGAGAAGGCCGCAGTCGGGACGAACGCTGCGCGTTCGCCCTGTGCGGCCTCCGGACGAAGGGTTGACCGCGAAGCGCTCAACCCTTCGCCGGGGGATCGAGATGCGGGAGGAGGACAACGCCCTCCTGATCGCTGCCGGCGGAATGGACGACGATCCAGACGCAAGGCGCGCCGCTCTCATTCGCCGGCGCATGCGGCACATCAGCCGGCATATAGGCCTGCTCGCCCGCGCGCATGACGCGGCGATGTTCGAGAGCATCGCCGTAGTAGAAAGCGCACTCGCCTTCGAGGAGATAGGCGATGGTCTCGACGCCCGCGTGATAATGCGCCTTCGCCCGCGCGCCCGGCGGCATCGGCAGCACATTCATGCAGAGCTGCTCGGCGCCGCAGGTCTCGGCCGAGACGCCGGCGCCATAGGTGAAGCCCTGCTTGCCGACATAGGTCTGGCCGGGCGCGATGACGCGGACGCGATCGACGGCGGATGTCATCTCAAAAGCTCCCCTGAGCCCGACGGCTGATCTCAATCGAGGTACGTCTCGCTGACCGCGCCGTCGAGATGACGGATGCGCGCGGCCTGCAAAATCTGCGGCGGCAGCAGGCGGGCGTTGACGCCCATACGGTTGCGCGCGGGATCGACCGCCGACCAGTGCGTGACGCAACCGCAGCGCGCGCAGCGATGGAAGGCGATCGCGCGATCGTCCCATTGATAGGTCCCGGTCGGCTCCGCCGCGCTCACCATCACATCGCGCGGGGAATAATAGGCCCAGAGCACGCCATAGCGCCGGCAGACCGAGCAATTGCATTCGGTGACGGTTTGCGGGGCGGAGGCGATTTCGAGCGAGACGCAGCCGCAATGGCAGGTGGCGAGGAGCATGGGAATCATCAATCCAGATTTAAAATTGTTGTGCGTATTCCATCCGACATGGATGTGCAGCGTAGCGCGCGGATATGATTGGGGATCATGTTAGGTTTGTCGCGACGCGGTTTTTAGGGTTCGGAAGACATTTTGATTGGCGTATGGCGCGCCTATGATCGCCTGCTCCGGCCATCCCTACAATGGATATGCAGATACCTGATCAACAGAGTCATGATGGCGGTCCGTGCAAGATCCGTTCGCTAGCTCTACAGCTTTGGTAGCTCACGCTCGGCGCCGCATAGCAGAGTTCACTGCTCTGTTCACGGATTTTGAGTCATCCGACCCTTATGAGCTAGTCAGAGAGGGCCGACCTGACCGCTACGCCACACTTTATGTGATTCAATTTAGACACAAACCACCCGACGAACTTAAAATTATCTCTTGGGAAATATTCAATTCTCTGCGCACTTCATTGGATCACGCAATGTTTGTTTGCGCGTTCGCAAATTCCAAGCAGCCTCACCTTAATCATCCGTCGTTAAGGCATGTCCATTTTCCTTTTGGTAAATCCAAGGATGAAGCCAAAGTTGGGAAAAGCAAAATGATCCCGCGAGATATTTTTGATCTCGCGATCAGTTTCAAACCGTATGCAAACCCTGACGGAGATAGAGTTCTGTACTCTTTAAATGAGGTTAGAAATGTTGGCGTTCATCGGATGTTTGTGCCGATGGCGATCTTTCCTTCAGGCTACGAATTACACTCAGAATGGACGCCCAGAAACATCGGCCGGATCGTACGAGTTCCAGAACAATTTGATGGATTAGGACATTGGGATATCGATACTCAACGCCTAATTCTGGGAGTTTTTGACGAGGAATATACCGTCAGTTGTAAGCTTACGGAAAAGCCTCAGCTTATCTTCGCTTATATCAAGGGACTTGCAGGGCCGAATGCCATAGAGAAGCTAAATGTCTTGGCGAATCGTATCGAGGAAGTGACCGCGGCGATACGCTCTAAGGCCTATGAAATTGGGCTATTCCAATAAAAGGAGATAATTCCGGTTTGCACCGAGCGCGCTCACGCACCGCCCTGCCCATCCTTCGCCGGCAGCAACACGAGCGCGACAACCGTCGCAGCAAGCGCGATAAATGCAGCCAGAGCAAACGGCGCAGCAAACTCCGCAGCGCTCGCTCCGTTTCCAAGCGTCGCGGCGAAACGCAGCGCCGCGTCGTTCGAGACGGAAGCGAAGAGAAGCAGGAGATCGCCAAGCGCTACCGCGCCGAATGCAACGAGGAAGAATCGCCGCCAACCCCATTGCGTGACGAACCGGCCGCCCATCCACGGCACGAGCAGCATCGGCAGCGTCGCCGCGAGAAGCATGACGCCGGCCGTCTCGATGCTGATGGCGAGGCCGACATTCAGAAACAGCGGGAGATAGACGAGCGCCGCCCAGTAGCCGAACTGGATCGCCGTCAGCAGCAGGCTGATTCCCGCCATGGTCGATGTCGCGAACACGCGGGGATCAAGCACCGGGCGCGAACTGCGTCCCTGCTGCAGCGTGAAGATGATCGCGATGATCACGCTGGCGACGAGGCATGCGGCCCGCAGCGCCCATGTCGCGTCGCGCCTCAGCAACGCATCGATTGCAAGACCGAGAGATAGCGTCAGCAACGCAATGCCGAGCGGATCGAGCGGCCTTCCCTGCGAATCCGTCGTCTCCGCGACGAGGCGAGGGACCGAGAACGCCAGCGCGAGGCAGAAGGGAATGTTGGCGTAGAATATCCAGCGCCAGCCGGCCCATGCCGCGAGCAATCCGCCGAGCGTCGGGCCGAGCGCCATCGCCACGCCCGAGATGACGCCGATGAAGCCGAACGCGCGCGCCCTTCGCCTGTGATCAGGAAATGCGCCCGCGATGAGCGCGATGGAGCCTGTGGTCATGAAGGCGGCGCCCGCGCCCTGAGCGACGCGCGCCGCGAGAAGCAGCGGTCCTTTCGGCGCCGCGCCGCAGGCGATCGAAGCTGCGAGGAAAATCGCGTTGCCCGCCAGCATTGCGCGCCTGCGGCCGAAGCGATCGGCAAGCGCGCCCGACATGAGAAGCGCGCTCGTGAAAGCGAGGCTGTAGGCGTCGATGACCCAGGCCGCGCCCTCGATCGCGAAACCCAACTCCTTCGCAAGGCCCGGCATCGCGACGACGACCGCCGTCACGTCGAACAAGGTCAGGAAGGCGCCGAGGCCGAGAGCGAGAACGGCGAGATCGGATCGGTCTGGTGTCGCGGGAGATTTGTCGATGCGCACGCCGCCGCCTCGCCGTTGCGGAGAGGCGAATCCTCTCCCGCGCGCTTGGTAAGCCTGCGCTGCTGACACGGCCTGTCAGCAGCAGACATCGCCGCTTGACATCTCTGGACTAAATTCCTATTATCTATTCGCCTCTGCTCTTGTGGGGCCGTCCGGGTCAGGACCGAACGGGAGCGGAGGGCGGACCTGCGGATTTTCGCCATGACCTGGCGGCGGAGATTCCCGGGGGCTTCCGACAGCACGCCCGCCTGACACTAGGATCGGGCTGTCCGAACGGACCTTAAGCGGGACACCGCGGAGAGCGTGCGACAGGAGGCGACAAAATCCGCGCCGGGAGCGCCGGAAGGCGATCCTTCTTATCAAGAACGTTCTCAGCGCCTTGCCGGCGCTCCCGGCCTCCCCTTGGAGGCGAAGGTGAAGGGAAGAGATCAAAGCGGAGAGGAAATGGAGCCGTGCGAGAGGCGCGAGGCGACGATGCTTCGCATCGCGCTGATTTGGCGCGCCACCCTCCCCTTGAGGGGGAGGGTCGATCGGAGCGCCAGCGAGGATCGGGGTGGGGTGAATTTCAAGCCGCGTCGATACACCCCACCCCGGCGTCGCTTCGCTCCGCCGACCCTCTCCCTCAAGGGGAGGGTGGCCGCAACTCCCGAAGCCCCCAGTTGCGCCTCGGCAAGAGCCTCGTCCGGGGCCTGGCGCAAGCTTCGACCTCCTTACTTCGCCTCGTTGATCGAAGCGACTTCCTGGAGATAGCGCTGGATGCGGCGCGCATTGGCGCCGAAATCATGCGAGCCGAAGCGCGACGCCGAACGCGCATCGATGCGCGAGCCGTTGGCGAGCGGCCGCACGCGGATCGTGACATCGTCGGGAAAGCGCAGCACCAGCGAATAGTCGATCGCCTCGATGGTCGCGACGCCCGAACGCGCGGCTGGCGGATTGGCCTCGATGATGCGCCAGCCGAGATTGCGCGCCGCGTCCCGCGCGATGGCGAACGCCTCGTCCGGCGTGCGCTCCAGCGTTGCAGGCGCCAGCCCGCCATAGGATCGGCGCTGCTTCGCGCGCGCATCGGCGTCAGGCAGCGAACGCACGCGGCCGCCGCGCGCCTCCAGCGAAACGCGTGAACGCGAGAAGGCGGGCGGATCGGCGAGATCGGTCGAGACGTCGCTGATGTCAGGCAGCGTCGCGGCCTTGAGCGCAAACCATGCGGGCGCGAGCAGCAGCGCGCCGGCGAGCCCGATGGCGCCGAAGGCGCGGCCGGCGCCGCGAAAACCTTCATTCCAGATGACGACCAAACCGAAAATCGCGACGCCAATCGCAATCAGCGCGACAAGGAACGAAGCGCCGAGCACGCCGACCGCCTGCGCCGGCTCCACGCGCCCGAAACGCGCCAGCACGACGCCGATCGCAGCGACGACAAGCGCGAACCAGGCGATGCGGCCGCTCCAGACCGCGGCGCGCGAGACCGGGTCTTCAAGAACGGCGGCGCGCATGAGGCGTCACGCTCGCGCCGGCGGCGGCTTCACGCCTTCGACAACACCTCGGCCGGCGAGGCCGTCGGCAAGCGATAATCCTTGAAGATGGTGCGCAATTCCATCTTCTGGATCTTGCCGGTCGCGGTGTGCGGAATCTGGTCGATGAACACGACGTCGTCGGGCATCCACCATTTCGCGATCTTGCCTTCCATGAATTTGAGCAGCGCTTCCTTCGTCGGCTCCGTTCCCGGCTTCTTCACGATGATCAGCAAAGGCCGCTCATCCCACTTGGGATGATGGATGCCGATCACCGCAGCTTCCGCCACATCGGGATGACCGACGGCGAGATTTTCGAGATCGATCGAGGAAATCCACTCGCCGCCTGACTTGATCACGTCCTTCGAGCGGTCGGTGATCTGCATGTAGCCGTTCTCATCGATGGTCGAGACGTCGCCGGTGTCGAAGAAGCCTTCCTCATCGAGCACGTTGCCGCCATCGCCGCCGTAATAGCCGCTTGCAACGGCGGGGCCGCGCACCTTGAGACGGCCGAAGGTCTTGCCATCCCACGGCAAGCGCTTGCCTGCATCGTCGGTGATCTTCATCTCGACGGTGAAAGGCGCGAAGCCCTGCTTCTGCTTCACGTCATAGAGCGCCTTGTCGTCGAGATCGCCCAGTTGCGCCTTCATGATGCCGAGCGAGCCGACCGGGCTCATCTCGGTCATGCCCCAGGCGTGGAAGACCT carries:
- a CDS encoding adenylate/guanylate cyclase domain-containing protein, with the protein product MPTHRRMTVIVSLDVVGFTRMLRADERGTLRAMGWIRRELGEPTLARYHGKAFKIMGDGALIEFDSVHEAATWAMEFQRAVKLADKRNNVGQPIESRISIVLADLIVAGEERYGEGLNFAVRLQEIAPPGGVVVSEAVHFNLRGDMRGRFVDAGEYQVKNIDEPVRGFVWTPETDPPRPASARAGEPSGSEN
- a CDS encoding DUF1499 domain-containing protein; the encoded protein is MRAAVLEDPVSRAAVWSGRIAWFALVVAAIGVVLARFGRVEPAQAVGVLGASFLVALIAIGVAIFGLVVIWNEGFRGAGRAFGAIGLAGALLLAPAWFALKAATLPDISDVSTDLADPPAFSRSRVSLEARGGRVRSLPDADARAKQRRSYGGLAPATLERTPDEAFAIARDAARNLGWRIIEANPPAARSGVATIEAIDYSLVLRFPDDVTIRVRPLANGSRIDARSASRFGSHDFGANARRIQRYLQEVASINEAK
- a CDS encoding GFA family protein, encoding MLLATCHCGCVSLEIASAPQTVTECNCSVCRRYGVLWAYYSPRDVMVSAAEPTGTYQWDDRAIAFHRCARCGCVTHWSAVDPARNRMGVNARLLPPQILQAARIRHLDGAVSETYLD
- a CDS encoding ABC transporter substrate-binding protein; translated protein: MRRHGFLIAALLLLVGVGALAASWLTKPQTLRVAVGPLHSEDVRLVAGLVQAAQREKGGLRLKLVLADDPKKAAALLDDGKVDLAVARSDVAVPEHGLTAVVLRRAVVVLLVRADRGLTRIADLKGKTIGAPKAAPENLKLLRTILAQYELPEESIRIDPIEGDAAAALRDGRVDAIYLVGSTLSRPLTDAIATIARGAGDAGVAILPIREAAAIAARNPALESTDLVAGAFGGEPPRPADMTPTVSITHRLMASRDLNNDTVGDLTRFVLDARLALASELPLAQGIEAPSTEKNAALGAHPGAAAYIDGEQESFFDKYSDWFYLVVMVMSVVGSGAAAVIGRVNSRKRNDAMAGLTRLLAILHEARAADDDAALAKLEQEADVILVDTLARAAQGDLDEAGLSAYRLAMDQTARGIAERRLLIARDEAIAAQ
- a CDS encoding cupin domain-containing protein; the protein is MTSAVDRVRVIAPGQTYVGKQGFTYGAGVSAETCGAEQLCMNVLPMPPGARAKAHYHAGVETIAYLLEGECAFYYGDALEHRRVMRAGEQAYMPADVPHAPANESGAPCVWIVVHSAGSDQEGVVLLPHLDPPAKG
- a CDS encoding MFS transporter, whose amino-acid sequence is MRIDKSPATPDRSDLAVLALGLGAFLTLFDVTAVVVAMPGLAKELGFAIEGAAWVIDAYSLAFTSALLMSGALADRFGRRRAMLAGNAIFLAASIACGAAPKGPLLLAARVAQGAGAAFMTTGSIALIAGAFPDHRRRARAFGFIGVISGVAMALGPTLGGLLAAWAGWRWIFYANIPFCLALAFSVPRLVAETTDSQGRPLDPLGIALLTLSLGLAIDALLRRDATWALRAACLVASVIIAIIFTLQQGRSSRPVLDPRVFATSTMAGISLLLTAIQFGYWAALVYLPLFLNVGLAISIETAGVMLLAATLPMLLVPWMGGRFVTQWGWRRFFLVAFGAVALGDLLLLFASVSNDAALRFAATLGNGASAAEFAAPFALAAFIALAATVVALVLLPAKDGQGGA
- a CDS encoding adenylate/guanylate cyclase domain-containing protein → MQRPQRKLTAMVSVDVADSSRRMQDNESETLRELARIRKQVAGPLLRKFRGDMFKTMGDGGLIEFMSVEDAVCFTLEFQEAMARRNGGAANPIRFRAGIALADVLVEGDDRFGWAIGFLVHLQQIAPPGGVVLTHSVRWQLAKSVAARFTRAETRRIKGVDELMEVWIHAPDGMPDSVQPPSSPLSTPIIVPRRCSADKPVLVILPFSNLTGDPARAALIDGVVDELTRSLAHAAEFSVMAADGALGRAGGAIDPRFLAMEVGARYVLSGALRASGERVRVGVQLIEAHTRAVLWSDRFEGELDDVFALEDHIATSIAGALHTVVRSAEIARAERKGTAQLTPQDHIHRAMPRFWAHRREDNDAAIAELNAALEAAPRHALALALKGWCLSQKVTYIWSEDIARDKAEALRCADQAAALDSDDAMALTAIGATYTILEVSQTRALSFINRALARDPHLAWAWLRAGYAHAYNGDPREGVRCLEQALALSPFDPIKFNIFAGLGVCHFLLANYSEAEECAARALEHKPGMVWANRLLATSAAHAGDLAVARQAVEGLLGETSGLTVEDVGDAIHNLAGRDLERYLDGLRMAGLPERAPRRSNVLSFDQRRRERGKAAVH